The Acyrthosiphon pisum isolate AL4f unplaced genomic scaffold, pea_aphid_22Mar2018_4r6ur Scaffold_2710;HRSCAF=3239, whole genome shotgun sequence DNA window AAGCATATTCACTATCAACAATAATgctcattaattaataaaatttggtGGTCTATCAACAACTACTCCACCATAAATGTCCACACGACTTCTCGAAAATCTCTCCATTGTCCAAGTATTGGTTTTGGGGTTGTAAATTTCTACAGTATCACTATAGATAAATCCATCAAATCTTCCGCCCATCACATACAATAAACCATCTAATGCCACTACtcctatataaaaatgaaatttaaattcaataaatgtttacaa harbors:
- the LOC100572256 gene encoding kelch-like protein 3, with the protein product MSTNRQGVGVGVLDGLMYAIGGYDGTFLKSVEVYRPSDGVWSSVADMEICRFRPGVVALDGLLYVMGGRFDGFIYSDTVEIYNPKTNTWTMERFSRSRVDIYGGVVVDRPPNFIN